A window of the Pedobacter frigiditerrae genome harbors these coding sequences:
- a CDS encoding PQQ-dependent sugar dehydrogenase produces the protein MKAFNLQLFNLLAASFLLSCVNETNVSAQNPVETNRPTADYKPAFAGQTRIKGIKTTTPYATTVINKKLENPWAISVMPDGRFLITQKGGTMVILAANGSLSKTITELPKVDDSGQGGLLDVTLAPDFAKSRMVYWAYSEPQSKGILLAIAKGKLSANETAIENQTVIYRATPAHTGRLQYGSRIVFDKNGNLFVSTGERSDREIRVHAQYLNSSLGKILHLTPDGKAVAGGPFVTKEGARPEIYSLGHRNPDGLAIDPQTGELWEAEFGPKGGDEINLIKPGKNYGWPIITYGVEYSGAKIGDAIQQKDGYEQPVYYWNPVISPGSIAFYTGNLSEWKGNLFVAALSGSHIIRLVLKANKVVGEERLLADEGERFRDLVTGKDGALYAVTDGGKLYRIAKK, from the coding sequence ATGAAAGCTTTTAATCTTCAACTATTCAATCTACTTGCAGCAAGTTTTTTGTTGAGTTGCGTAAATGAAACAAACGTTTCGGCTCAAAATCCTGTAGAAACTAACAGGCCAACTGCAGATTACAAACCTGCTTTTGCTGGTCAAACTCGGATTAAGGGAATTAAAACAACCACCCCTTATGCTACAACTGTTATTAATAAGAAATTAGAAAATCCTTGGGCTATTTCAGTAATGCCCGATGGTCGATTCCTTATCACTCAAAAAGGAGGTACAATGGTTATTTTAGCTGCAAATGGAAGCTTGTCTAAAACCATTACTGAACTTCCAAAAGTAGATGACTCAGGTCAAGGTGGATTATTAGACGTAACCTTAGCGCCCGATTTTGCAAAAAGCAGGATGGTCTATTGGGCATATTCAGAACCGCAAAGCAAAGGCATATTGCTAGCTATAGCAAAAGGAAAACTATCAGCTAATGAAACTGCTATCGAAAATCAAACAGTTATTTACAGGGCAACCCCAGCTCATACTGGCCGACTGCAATATGGTTCGAGGATAGTATTTGACAAAAATGGAAACCTATTTGTAAGTACGGGCGAACGTTCTGATAGAGAAATTAGAGTGCATGCACAGTATTTGAACTCTTCTTTGGGTAAAATCCTTCATTTAACTCCAGATGGTAAAGCTGTTGCAGGCGGTCCTTTTGTTACTAAAGAAGGAGCAAGACCAGAGATATATTCTTTAGGTCATCGCAATCCAGATGGCTTGGCAATTGACCCTCAAACAGGCGAACTATGGGAAGCAGAATTTGGCCCTAAAGGTGGAGATGAGATTAACTTAATTAAACCAGGTAAAAACTATGGATGGCCAATCATTACTTATGGCGTAGAATATAGTGGCGCAAAAATAGGCGATGCCATCCAACAAAAAGATGGTTACGAGCAGCCAGTTTACTATTGGAATCCTGTTATTTCTCCTGGAAGCATTGCTTTTTATACTGGTAACCTAAGCGAATGGAAAGGCAATTTATTTGTTGCCGCTTTAAGTGGTTCTCATATCATTAGATTGGTTTTAAAAGCAAATAAAGTAGTAGGCGAAGAAAGATTACTGGCAGATGAAGGCGAACGTTTCCGTGATTTAGTTACAGGTAAAGACGGTGCTTTGTATGCCGTAACTGATGGAGGTAAATTATACAGAATTGCTAAGAAGTAA
- a CDS encoding DUF3667 domain-containing protein: protein MEHTCPNCTFTINDNFCSNCGQKKFKRIDRKYIIDEIQYSVVHTNKGFLYSAKKILKNPGKTAYEFIYGNRVNHYKPILLVFLLSGISAFISFKIIGLDNIMSEYYTSQHMNSKLMNDMQTFMRSYNSFIMLLLIPIISIFTKLALRKWGQNYYEHIIMNAYALSFYIFLNILVLYPIMYFLRTNVNAFMIFTSLTTLAYPPLYVWFYKGFYPEKPLKTIIGKVLIIIGLIILAYIVLIIIAMVIGIVAAIVMGPEALKYIKPQ from the coding sequence ATGGAACACACTTGCCCAAACTGCACCTTTACAATCAATGATAATTTTTGTAGTAACTGCGGACAAAAAAAATTTAAGAGGATTGATAGAAAATATATTATAGACGAAATTCAATACTCTGTTGTACACACCAATAAAGGTTTTTTATACTCAGCAAAAAAAATTCTTAAAAACCCAGGTAAAACTGCCTATGAATTCATTTACGGCAACAGAGTAAACCACTATAAGCCAATTTTACTGGTTTTTTTATTGAGTGGTATTTCTGCCTTTATATCTTTTAAAATTATTGGGCTAGACAACATCATGAGCGAATATTACACAAGTCAGCACATGAATTCTAAATTGATGAACGATATGCAGACTTTTATGCGTAGCTACAACTCTTTCATCATGCTTTTACTGATCCCAATTATATCAATTTTTACTAAGCTGGCATTGAGAAAATGGGGACAAAATTATTATGAGCATATCATCATGAATGCTTATGCCTTATCTTTTTACATTTTCCTCAACATTCTTGTACTGTATCCTATCATGTACTTCTTGAGAACCAATGTGAATGCATTTATGATTTTTACAAGTTTAACTACTTTGGCTTACCCTCCTTTGTATGTATGGTTTTACAAGGGTTTTTACCCCGAAAAACCTCTTAAGACTATTATAGGTAAGGTTTTAATTATTATTGGTTTAATTATATTGGCTTATATAGTATTAATTATAATTGCAATGGTTATTGGCATTGTTGCTGCAATTGTAATGGGGCCAGAGGCTTTAAAATATATTAAACCACAGTAA
- a CDS encoding DUF58 domain-containing protein, with protein MANTNQYENLQLNTNLELLARQVVEGFITGLHKSPFHGFSVEFAEHRLYNTGDSVKNIDWKLFAKTDKLFSKRYEEETNLRCQFVIDSSSSMYFPDEKYNKLTFAVQSTACLMYLLKKQRDAFGLSLFSDQVNLNTHAKSTNTHQKYLFAALEQVLQSPKMNVQTNLALALHQIAELIHKRSLVIVFSDMLQTVHDETKITALFSSLQHLKFNKHEVVIFNVTDKSKEVDFNFANRPYEFIDMETGAVLKAHTSKVKDAYLEQMNAYRQNLTLKCAQYKIDMVDADINEGFDNVLQAYLIKRQKMG; from the coding sequence ATGGCAAACACAAATCAATATGAAAACTTACAACTGAATACCAACTTAGAGCTTTTAGCCCGACAAGTGGTTGAAGGTTTTATTACAGGTTTGCATAAAAGCCCTTTTCACGGGTTTTCGGTTGAGTTTGCCGAGCATCGTTTGTATAATACTGGCGATAGTGTAAAAAATATAGACTGGAAGTTATTTGCCAAAACAGATAAGTTATTCAGTAAACGTTATGAAGAAGAAACCAATTTGCGTTGCCAATTTGTGATTGATTCTTCATCATCAATGTACTTTCCTGATGAGAAATACAACAAGTTAACTTTTGCGGTTCAAAGTACAGCTTGTTTAATGTACTTGCTCAAAAAACAACGTGATGCATTTGGCTTGAGTTTATTCTCCGACCAAGTGAACTTGAATACACATGCCAAATCTACTAATACCCATCAAAAATATTTGTTTGCAGCTTTAGAGCAAGTTTTGCAGTCACCTAAAATGAATGTTCAAACTAATTTGGCTTTGGCTTTGCATCAAATAGCAGAGCTGATTCATAAACGTTCGTTGGTTATTGTATTTAGTGATATGCTGCAAACTGTTCACGATGAAACTAAAATAACAGCCCTGTTTTCTTCGCTGCAACACTTAAAATTCAACAAACACGAAGTTGTAATTTTTAACGTGACAGACAAAAGCAAAGAGGTAGATTTTAATTTCGCCAATCGCCCTTACGAATTTATAGACATGGAAACTGGTGCTGTTTTAAAAGCACATACTTCTAAAGTTAAGGATGCTTACTTGGAGCAAATGAATGCTTATCGTCAGAATTTAACACTTAAATGCGCTCAGTATAAAATTGATATGGTAGATGCTGATATTAATGAAGGTTTTGATAATGTGTTGCAAGCTTATTTGATTAAAAGGCAGAAGATGGGCTAA
- a CDS encoding HAMP domain-containing sensor histidine kinase produces the protein MNLQAKFALYNAITKIAIILVLGTIILLSLETISSHHLDTRLAKKRLKVIENLDDKEIDSLIKSRQSFTDYNILKEEFIVLTAIPKAGKIDTTLTFTSETREIEGEIEIYRILNDQFEFNNKRYKLEIGETMTAMESIKTTIRFYMLIVLVISLLITLITDYAFTNFILRPFYKIIDQKLNKVNNPTSYNYQNIPTNTTDFKILDNSINSLMRKISDLFLLEKQFIANVSHELLTPISILSGRLENILTADNLPIEHENKIFASLKTLNRLKVIINSLLLISKVENEQYLKKDNVSIKHQLDEIYEDLEDRILDKKIVYQNRIKSDFIFTGNQALIHTLLVNIINNAIKYNVAKGSITIEEELCQSGYILKICDTGIGMEKEIATNAFNRFERENNENEDGFGLGLAIVNSIAKFHQLNIDIKSEKNSGTVVSIEFPVG, from the coding sequence ATGAACCTACAAGCAAAATTTGCGCTCTATAATGCCATTACCAAAATAGCTATCATTTTGGTTTTGGGAACGATTATTTTGCTTTCTCTAGAAACCATTTCCTCTCATCATTTAGATACTCGACTTGCAAAAAAGCGATTAAAGGTAATCGAGAACTTAGATGATAAAGAGATTGACAGTTTGATTAAATCGCGGCAATCATTTACTGACTACAATATTTTAAAAGAGGAGTTTATTGTATTAACAGCTATTCCTAAAGCTGGGAAAATTGACACAACCCTTACGTTCACTTCAGAAACAAGAGAAATTGAGGGCGAAATAGAAATCTATCGAATATTGAACGACCAGTTTGAATTTAACAACAAACGTTATAAACTGGAAATCGGAGAAACAATGACTGCGATGGAATCGATTAAAACAACCATCAGGTTTTATATGCTCATTGTTTTGGTAATTTCTTTATTGATTACTTTAATTACAGATTATGCCTTTACCAATTTCATCCTCCGTCCTTTCTATAAAATCATCGACCAAAAGTTAAATAAAGTAAACAATCCTACATCTTACAATTACCAAAACATCCCAACAAACACTACAGACTTCAAAATTCTAGACAATAGCATTAACTCATTAATGCGAAAAATATCGGATTTGTTCTTGTTGGAAAAACAATTCATCGCCAATGTTTCTCACGAATTATTAACGCCTATTTCCATTTTAAGTGGTCGACTAGAGAATATTTTAACAGCAGACAATCTTCCTATTGAACACGAGAATAAGATTTTTGCATCCCTTAAAACACTTAATCGCTTAAAAGTTATCATTAATAGTTTGCTGTTAATCTCTAAAGTAGAAAATGAGCAATACCTTAAAAAAGATAATGTTTCCATCAAACATCAGTTGGATGAGATTTACGAAGATTTGGAAGATAGAATTTTAGATAAAAAGATTGTTTACCAAAACCGTATCAAGTCCGATTTTATATTTACTGGAAACCAAGCCTTAATCCATACTTTATTAGTTAACATCATTAATAACGCTATCAAATACAATGTTGCAAAGGGTTCAATCACAATTGAAGAAGAGTTGTGCCAATCTGGTTACATCCTAAAAATATGTGATACTGGAATTGGAATGGAGAAAGAAATCGCCACCAATGCCTTTAATCGCTTTGAAAGAGAAAACAATGAGAATGAAGATGGTTTTGGTTTAGGCTTAGCTATTGTGAATAGTATAGCAAAGTTCCATCAATTAAATATTGATATTAAATCTGAAAAGAATAGCGGAACTGTTGTTAGTATTGAGTTTCCAGTAGGTTAA
- a CDS encoding response regulator transcription factor yields MNVLIVEDEKSLALEMDEFLSREGYIVEHAWKKSSAEEKIFVNNYDFILLDLGLPDGDGFEVLKQLKNLKDREDAVIILTARSEVDDRIKGLDGGADDYLAKPFSLNELLARMHAITRRKHKLEKNEVKIHDFTLDIQNRTVSYNDDRLPLTKKEFEIFNYLVLNKNRVVSRMSLTEHVWGDILEVNSDSNFVDVHVKNLRKKLTQCSKTDWFETVRSIGYRINY; encoded by the coding sequence ATGAACGTACTAATTGTCGAAGATGAAAAAAGCCTTGCCTTAGAAATGGATGAATTTTTAAGTCGTGAGGGATATATCGTAGAACATGCTTGGAAAAAATCATCAGCCGAGGAAAAGATATTTGTCAACAATTACGATTTCATTCTATTAGATTTAGGTTTGCCAGATGGCGATGGTTTTGAAGTCCTCAAACAATTAAAAAACTTAAAAGACCGGGAAGATGCGGTTATCATTTTAACTGCTAGAAGCGAAGTTGATGATAGAATTAAGGGGTTAGATGGTGGTGCTGATGATTATTTAGCAAAACCATTCTCGCTAAATGAATTACTGGCACGTATGCACGCCATCACCCGTCGCAAGCATAAATTAGAAAAGAATGAGGTTAAAATACACGATTTCACCTTAGACATTCAAAATCGTACTGTATCTTATAACGACGATAGATTGCCTTTAACTAAAAAAGAGTTTGAAATTTTCAACTATTTGGTATTGAACAAAAACAGGGTAGTTTCGAGAATGAGTTTAACAGAACATGTTTGGGGCGATATTTTAGAAGTAAATTCAGACTCTAACTTTGTTGATGTTCACGTAAAAAACCTCCGTAAAAAACTAACTCAATGCAGTAAAACGGATTGGTTTGAAACGGTAAGAAGTATAGGATACCGAATTAACTATTGA